From a region of the Mycobacterium sp. SMC-8 genome:
- a CDS encoding S1 family peptidase — MSVRSSSRVLQLLFAVFAPAIALALQAAPAHAQPPVVVFPGMEIHQDTVLCTLGYVDPQTRIGYTAGHCRASGTVSDKFGTMIGTQGTFRDNTPNGMTVDTNHQITDWEVIHLAPHVAVNNVLPGGKVLVTDPAVLPVRGMPVCHFGVVTGESCGTIESVNNGWFTMTNGVVSRKGDSGGPVYTPTPDGRTVLIGLFNSTWGTLPAAVSWQVARQQADSDTISAASAVVAPQP, encoded by the coding sequence GTGTCTGTTCGGTCGTCATCTCGAGTGCTGCAGTTGCTGTTCGCGGTCTTCGCACCCGCCATCGCGTTGGCGTTGCAGGCGGCGCCCGCCCACGCCCAACCGCCCGTGGTGGTGTTTCCGGGAATGGAGATCCATCAGGACACCGTGCTGTGCACGCTCGGCTACGTCGACCCGCAGACCCGAATCGGCTACACCGCGGGCCACTGCCGCGCCTCCGGCACCGTCTCCGACAAGTTCGGCACCATGATCGGCACCCAGGGCACCTTCCGCGACAACACTCCCAACGGCATGACAGTCGACACCAACCATCAGATCACCGACTGGGAGGTCATCCACCTGGCCCCGCACGTCGCGGTCAACAACGTGCTCCCCGGCGGCAAGGTGCTGGTGACCGATCCCGCGGTGCTGCCCGTGCGTGGCATGCCGGTGTGCCACTTCGGCGTCGTCACCGGCGAGAGCTGCGGCACCATCGAGTCGGTGAACAACGGCTGGTTCACCATGACCAACGGCGTGGTGAGCCGCAAGGGCGACTCCGGCGGGCCGGTGTACACGCCGACCCCGGATGGGCGCACCGTCCTGATCGGCCTGTTCAACAGCACCTGGGGAACGCTGCCCGCGGCGGTGTCGTGGCAGGTCGCCCGCCAGCAGGCCGACAGCGACACCATCTCCGCAGCATCGGCGGTCGTCGCGCCGCAGCCCTGA